A region of Desulfovibrio sp. DNA encodes the following proteins:
- a CDS encoding thiamine S protein, whose translation MRIHLKLEGILAAHAPENAHSYPIPEGATVGWLISHLGLSPEQVTLVFVDHQLAEANTRIPDNAFVNFCPFICGG comes from the coding sequence ATGCGGATACATCTCAAGTTAGAGGGCATTCTGGCCGCGCATGCGCCTGAGAACGCCCATTCCTACCCCATCCCCGAAGGTGCCACCGTGGGCTGGCTCATTTCACACCTTGGCCTTTCTCCGGAACAGGTGACGCTGGTCTTCGTCGACCACCAGCTAGCCGAGGCCAACACACGCATCCCCGATAATGCCTTCGTCAACTTCTGCCCTTTCATATGCGGAGGATGA
- a CDS encoding aldehyde dehydrogenase family protein codes for MPVCKEFALQIGNLKFFKTQCSLDGKWTNANDGKTIEVNNPASGAIISTAPKAGRTETATAVETASHAFGPWKRLTALQRAARLHERMAKARGLRISWRPNTSLWEA; via the coding sequence ATGCCCGTCTGCAAGGAGTTTGCACTCCAGATCGGAAATTTAAAATTTTTCAAGACCCAGTGCTCTCTTGACGGCAAGTGGACCAACGCAAACGATGGCAAGACCATAGAGGTGAACAACCCGGCATCCGGCGCGATCATAAGCACCGCTCCCAAAGCAGGCCGCACCGAAACCGCAACCGCCGTCGAGACCGCCTCCCATGCATTTGGGCCATGGAAGCGTTTGACCGCTTTGCAGCGCGCCGCCCGCCTTCACGAAAGGATGGCGAAAGCGAGGGGATTGAGGATTTCATGGAGGCCAAATACGTCCTTATGGGAGGCATAG